Below is a genomic region from Candidatus Zymogenus saltonus.
CCTGTTTGCGGCGATCGAGGCAAGAATAGTGTACACGATGTGAAAGACCGCCACAACGGGAAGGAGGAGAAATCCGATTAGGACAAAACAGAGGAGACCGGAGATCAAATAGGCGGCGATGATCAATATCTGAAAGAAGGTGCTCTGTCTCGCATGATGCCTTATATAGGCGTTCTCCTCGCTCTTGATAAGCCAGATTATAAGCGGAACTGCGATCTGGAACGGGGGAACTAAGTACATAAGGAGTCCCGAGAGATGGCTGATGACGGAAAACAGCTTATCATCCGAGCTTATCTCCGCTTCCCCGCCCTTTTTAACATCGTCATTCGAGCCGGCTATCCTTTTTGCTCCATTGGATTCCCCCTTCGGTTCTTCAATCTTCTTTTTACCCTTGGGTTCTCCATCTTCTCCGCCGGGCCCGATCCCCTTTACGTCTTCACTTTCGGCCATAATACCACCTCAAAAAAACTATAAAAAAACCTTCATGTGCCCAATCGATAAAGAATTATGTCGATGGAGTCTTTACTGACTAAAGATGTTTTTTTAACCGTACCTTTGAGCCTACATACATTACAAACTCTCTTTCTTATTTGATAACAAAAACCACTCACTTTCATCCTATGTACATCATGATTGTGTCGAAATCGGTGAAAAAAAGGAACAATCCGAGTACGATCAAGATTATACCGCAGATTATGTTTATCGCCGGTATGAAGCGCTTGAATCTGCCGAAGGCGGAGAGAAACCAGTTAAAGGCGAGCGACGAGATGAAAAACGGGATGGCGAGCCCAAGAGAAAATACAAGAAGGAGAAGCGTTCCGTATACCGGGTTTTCCGAGGAGCCGATAACGGCAAGCCCGAGGATGGAGGCGATTATAGGCCCTATGCAGGGCGTCCAGCCGGCGGCAAAGGTGACCCCGACAATGGAAGACCCGAAATAACCCGCGGGCTTGTCCCTTAAGTGTATCTTCTTTTCCATGTCCAAAAACGGTATCCTGATTATTCCCGTTATAAAT
It encodes:
- a CDS encoding DUF4870 domain-containing protein produces the protein MAESEDVKGIGPGGEDGEPKGKKKIEEPKGESNGAKRIAGSNDDVKKGGEAEISSDDKLFSVISHLSGLLMYLVPPFQIAVPLIIWLIKSEENAYIRHHARQSTFFQILIIAAYLISGLLCFVLIGFLLLPVVAVFHIVYTILASIAANRGELYVYPYMDRILKKLNIKID
- a CDS encoding sulfite exporter TauE/SafE family protein, which encodes MESVVDLSFIIAFSAGFLSFFSPCVLPLFPSYLTFITGISFEDLKDTDVNINRRSVIKATILHSLFFILGFTVVFVTLGTLANIIGGTLLEFKEILRRVGGVIIVLFGIFITGIIRIPFLDMEKKIHLRDKPAGYFGSSIVGVTFAAGWTPCIGPIIASILGLAVIGSSENPVYGTLLLLVFSLGLAIPFFISSLAFNWFLSAFGRFKRFIPAINIICGIILIVLGLFLFFTDFDTIMMYIG